Proteins from one Alysiella filiformis genomic window:
- a CDS encoding sensor histidine kinase, whose product MGIISNPILIQFSGCLNHPFCHFVMFSHTHSIQGRLSRSLSALALLFALTAAVLVARDSYNETHEFQDDLLKQVAQNLAPNTPIHHDDEDDDDDAPIHTQTANTPSQQRLNVAGLGGGYHTILHQQTWYRVYIHDTEPQPTVVWQSMATRNELIWQSVLYSILPLLLLIPLFYALTWWVVRRTLAPIAQLSGSLKTRTSADLSPLSLNNIPVELHDLIKSFNHLLHTTEHTLNQQQRFIADAAHELRTPMTALSVQAERLQHETLPENLRQPLADLQQGIRRNRQLLEQLLQHARAQSPDGSRPKSQIAIQTLFRQVIQDLLPLAQSKMQDLGVSSEWNAQLFANETDLYILIKTLCDNAIRYTPENGQIDLSLSETDTEWIIHIEDNGIGIPPHERLRVFDPFYRILGNEQEGSGLGLAIAHTIAQNHDGKIELHNSQKFTHGLWVQVHLSKAATSIQAA is encoded by the coding sequence CAATTTTCAGGCTGCCTGAACCACCCTTTTTGCCATTTTGTTATGTTTTCCCACACCCACTCCATTCAGGGGCGATTGAGCCGTTCGTTGAGTGCATTGGCATTGCTGTTTGCGCTGACCGCCGCCGTGCTGGTTGCGCGAGACAGCTACAATGAAACCCATGAATTTCAAGACGATTTACTCAAACAAGTCGCCCAAAACCTCGCGCCCAACACGCCCATTCATCATGATGATGAAGACGATGATGACGATGCCCCCATTCACACCCAAACGGCAAACACGCCCAGCCAGCAGCGTTTGAACGTGGCAGGATTGGGCGGCGGCTACCACACCATTTTGCACCAACAAACTTGGTATCGCGTTTACATTCACGACACCGAACCGCAACCCACCGTGGTGTGGCAAAGCATGGCAACGCGCAACGAGTTGATTTGGCAATCGGTTTTGTACAGCATTTTGCCCTTGTTGTTGCTCATTCCCCTGTTTTACGCGCTGACTTGGTGGGTGGTGCGCCGCACGCTTGCGCCCATTGCCCAGCTTTCAGGCAGCCTGAAAACGCGCACCTCTGCCGATTTAAGCCCCTTGTCTTTAAACAACATTCCTGTGGAATTGCATGATTTAATCAAATCATTCAACCATTTGCTCCACACCACCGAACACACCCTCAACCAACAGCAACGTTTCATTGCCGATGCCGCCCACGAATTGCGTACCCCCATGACCGCCCTGTCGGTACAAGCCGAACGCCTGCAACACGAAACCCTGCCCGAAAACCTGCGCCAGCCGCTCGCCGACTTGCAACAAGGCATACGCCGCAATCGCCAACTTTTAGAACAATTGCTGCAACACGCCCGCGCCCAATCGCCCGATGGCTCACGCCCCAAAAGCCAAATTGCCATACAAACCCTGTTTCGCCAAGTGATACAAGATTTGCTGCCACTCGCCCAAAGCAAAATGCAAGATTTGGGCGTGAGCAGCGAATGGAACGCACAACTGTTTGCCAACGAAACCGATTTGTATATACTCATCAAAACCTTATGCGACAATGCCATACGCTACACCCCCGAAAATGGGCAAATTGATTTGTCGTTAAGCGAAACCGACACCGAATGGATTATCCACATTGAAGACAACGGCATAGGCATACCCCCACACGAACGATTGCGCGTGTTTGACCCGTTTTACCGCATTTTGGGCAACGAACAAGAAGGTTCAGGTTTGGGTTTGGCAATCGCCCACACCATCGCACAAAACCATGACGGCAAAATTGAATTGCACAACAGCCAAAAATTCACCCACGGCTTGTGGGTACAAGTGCATTTGAGCAAAGCCGCCACCAGCATTCAGGCAGCCTGA
- a CDS encoding uroporphyrinogen-III synthase: protein MKTLLLVRPENRLAQDVALCQQNGIAALPFPLLKLAHQHEVLRQLPQYFQAACAAFWVSPSAVEIAAQYADLSSTALPHIAVGKATAHALAQAGAQNIHVSSHGNDSTAALALPIWQTLPANHTIIIIRGDTGREELAHHLQQMHFQIQYAPIYRRIAQSPDWQAFQAAQIHAAWITSTQLADLLFTQANVSLTQNLKSLIYFTHHRRIVERLREYHATQIYQVEHLQNALHQLKHINKT from the coding sequence ATGAAAACCCTACTGCTCGTCCGCCCCGAAAACCGCCTTGCCCAAGATGTTGCATTGTGCCAACAAAACGGCATTGCCGCCCTGCCCTTTCCGCTATTAAAACTGGCACACCAACACGAAGTTTTACGGCAATTACCCCAATATTTTCAGGCAGCCTGCGCCGCCTTTTGGGTCAGCCCCAGCGCGGTGGAAATTGCCGCACAATATGCCGACTTATCGTCCACCGCCCTGCCACATATTGCCGTGGGCAAAGCCACCGCACACGCCTTGGCACAAGCAGGCGCACAAAACATACACGTCTCATCGCACGGCAACGACAGCACCGCCGCACTCGCCCTACCCATTTGGCAAACGCTGCCTGCCAACCACACCATCATCATCATACGCGGCGACACAGGACGCGAAGAACTCGCCCATCATTTACAACAAATGCACTTTCAAATCCAATACGCCCCCATCTACCGCCGCATTGCCCAAAGCCCCGATTGGCAAGCCTTTCAGGCAGCCCAAATTCACGCCGCGTGGATAACATCAACACAATTAGCAGATTTACTTTTTACACAAGCCAACGTATCACTAACGCAAAACCTGAAATCCTTGATATACTTCACACATCATCGGCGCATTGTAGAGCGATTACGCGAATACCACGCCACCCAAATTTATCAAGTTGAGCATTTGCAAAACGCACTCCATCAACTCAAACACATAAATAAAACATAA
- a CDS encoding uroporphyrinogen-III C-methyltransferase — MSDNQNNDITPAAVPPNNLALSTSKPVVATQHPIVIEQKSSGKGLATGALILSIIALGASGFLFVQGQNVFNQQELRLKQELDNAALGESENARKLANSLDEQAKLNQMVSQLDAGAQQNRNHIADVQRGYQELLKGRVNWLVDEVEVTLNVASQQLLLSGNVPVAITVLESIEQRLSRFEQSDLLPIKKAISADLALLKQRPYLDVSGTVLKLDSLEKGVPALPLLVDSTLQASPTQEVATPTSADFWTRTWDKTLGVLKGMVEIRKLDSNDAMLLAPEQIYFVRSNLRLRLLDARLALLQHNGEVYKNNLTAVESTVKQYFDTQSPSTQKWLDDLAALKNLDVHMVSDEALKQSQAAVRNFQNNSRTANPVNLTPVEPLASVTLNNHTAHIPPIQAASVPAITPKAASLPAVALSPVATPASAPKAQAASENTDMGIAAPVAAATTAAMAANANSASSPAKATETKERETKPKPKPAEKKSDDKKSDKKSEEKKANNAGKPETSKQADVASSALAAPIRAAAESAKAELVKPAHALHLNHIQAAAKAAPKNAPSKKAAPEIAKQAKTNKIAPNKAFRQPETQLVAQKAKKSPPAPKSPKTELSQNLERAFNPPKTQTVVREGFINPKDAVRFANVEVVQPRPILRNKIDGLETFGGKRDPVLRDLNLKKSS, encoded by the coding sequence ATGTCCGATAATCAAAACAACGACATCACGCCTGCTGCCGTGCCGCCCAACAACCTTGCCCTATCCACCAGCAAGCCCGTTGTTGCCACCCAGCACCCCATTGTGATTGAACAAAAAAGCAGTGGCAAAGGCTTGGCAACAGGTGCCTTGATATTGTCCATCATCGCCTTGGGCGCAAGCGGATTTTTGTTTGTGCAAGGACAAAACGTCTTCAACCAACAAGAATTGCGCCTGAAACAAGAATTGGACAACGCCGCCTTGGGCGAAAGCGAAAACGCACGCAAACTTGCCAATTCATTGGACGAACAAGCCAAATTGAACCAAATGGTCAGCCAACTGGACGCAGGCGCACAGCAAAACCGCAACCACATTGCCGATGTGCAACGCGGCTACCAAGAATTGCTCAAAGGTCGCGTTAATTGGCTGGTTGATGAGGTGGAAGTGACCCTCAATGTTGCCTCACAACAATTGCTGTTGTCGGGCAATGTGCCAGTGGCAATTACCGTGCTGGAAAGCATTGAACAGCGTTTGAGTCGCTTTGAACAATCCGATTTGTTGCCAATCAAAAAAGCCATCAGCGCAGATTTGGCATTGCTCAAACAACGCCCCTATTTGGACGTATCAGGCACCGTGTTGAAACTGGACAGCTTGGAAAAAGGCGTACCTGCCCTGCCCCTGTTGGTGGACAGCACTTTGCAAGCCTCGCCCACACAAGAAGTTGCCACGCCCACTTCTGCCGATTTTTGGACGCGCACTTGGGACAAAACCTTGGGCGTATTAAAAGGCATGGTGGAAATCCGCAAACTTGACAGCAACGATGCCATGTTGCTCGCGCCCGAACAAATCTATTTTGTGCGTTCCAATTTGCGTTTGCGCTTGCTTGATGCGCGTTTGGCACTGTTGCAACACAATGGCGAAGTGTACAAAAACAACTTAACCGCCGTGGAAAGCACCGTCAAACAGTATTTTGACACCCAATCGCCCAGCACCCAAAAATGGTTGGACGATTTGGCTGCCTTAAAAAATTTAGATGTACACATGGTTTCCGATGAAGCCTTGAAACAAAGCCAAGCTGCCGTACGCAATTTCCAAAATAATTCACGCACCGCCAATCCTGTGAATTTAACGCCTGTTGAGCCGCTTGCGTCTGTTACTTTAAACAACCACACGGCGCACATTCCACCCATTCAGGCAGCCAGCGTACCCGCCATCACGCCCAAAGCGGCTTCGCTGCCTGCTGTGGCATTGTCGCCTGTTGCCACGCCCGCATCGGCACCCAAAGCACAAGCAGCAAGTGAAAACACGGACATGGGCATAGCCGCACCTGTGGCAGCCGCAACCACGGCAGCAATGGCAGCCAACGCCAACAGCGCGTCATCACCTGCCAAAGCCACCGAAACCAAAGAACGCGAAACCAAGCCCAAACCCAAACCTGCTGAAAAAAAATCCGATGACAAAAAATCGGATAAAAAATCAGAAGAAAAAAAGGCAAACAACGCGGGAAAGCCTGAAACCAGTAAGCAAGCAGACGTGGCATCGTCTGCTCTTGCAGCCCCAATCCGTGCTGCTGCTGAATCGGCGAAAGCTGAACTGGTGAAACCCGCCCATGCCCTTCATTTGAATCACATTCAGGCTGCGGCAAAAGCTGCGCCCAAAAATGCGCCCAGCAAAAAAGCCGCACCTGAAATCGCAAAACAGGCAAAAACCAACAAAATTGCGCCAAACAAAGCGTTCAGGCAGCCTGAAACGCAGTTGGTTGCCCAAAAAGCGAAAAAATCGCCCCCCGCCCCCAAATCGCCCAAAACCGAATTGAGCCAAAACCTTGAACGCGCATTCAATCCACCCAAAACCCAAACGGTGGTGCGCGAAGGTTTCATCAATCCCAAAGATGCCGTTCGTTTTGCCAATGTGGAAGTGGTGCAACCTCGCCCCATTTTACGCAACAAAATTGACGGCTTGGAAACATTTGGCGGCAAACGCGACCCTGTTTTGCGTGATTTGAATCTCAAAAAATCAAGTTAA
- a CDS encoding heme biosynthesis HemY N-terminal domain-containing protein: MKSLIWIIVLFLIAVAAAIGVHSYSGNVYIAIEQTLIRLNLHLFVVGLLLGVCALYFLVKIVFGLIATPSKMSRFGSSRKSRKAMEALHAAGVAFFEGRYQKAEHEAAKVLGNKHAGDNRILALMIAAQAADKNGDHHLRNQYLDDIATHLPDKSQLPRHLLVAESALANQDYATANEHLQAAEKLDSHLTQLVRLQLNYALAQNDALSVLDKTDKLQKANAMTESEAMKHRNVAYETLVRQAQNSGSLKTAIKRIPDAQRANELCVAIAEQYEKLGLYGDAVAWVSSYYPHTQKSGLLQPFVRSVRYLSDAEQRRAIDLADGWLKHKPKDAALLLNLGEMAFNKQLWGKAQSYLEASIAVKPTVQARLALAKVFDEMNVETLAAEQRRLVLNEVAQ; encoded by the coding sequence ATGAAAAGTCTCATTTGGATTATTGTGCTGTTTTTGATTGCTGTTGCTGCGGCAATTGGCGTACACAGCTATTCGGGGAATGTGTATATTGCCATTGAGCAAACACTTATCCGATTGAATTTGCATTTGTTTGTGGTTGGTTTATTGCTTGGCGTGTGTGCCTTGTATTTTTTGGTCAAAATCGTTTTTGGCTTAATCGCCACCCCCAGCAAAATGAGCCGCTTTGGCAGCAGCCGCAAAAGTCGCAAAGCCATGGAAGCCTTGCACGCCGCAGGTGTGGCGTTTTTTGAAGGTCGCTACCAAAAAGCGGAACACGAAGCCGCCAAAGTGTTGGGCAACAAACACGCTGGCGACAACCGCATTTTGGCATTGATGATTGCCGCCCAAGCCGCCGACAAAAATGGCGACCACCATTTACGCAATCAATATTTGGACGACATTGCCACACATTTGCCCGATAAATCGCAATTGCCACGTCATTTGCTGGTGGCTGAAAGTGCTTTGGCAAATCAAGACTATGCCACCGCCAACGAGCATTTACAGGCTGCCGAAAAACTGGACAGCCATTTAACCCAACTGGTGCGCTTGCAATTAAATTATGCTTTGGCGCAAAACGATGCGCTTTCGGTGCTGGACAAAACCGACAAGCTGCAAAAAGCCAACGCCATGACCGAAAGCGAAGCCATGAAACACCGCAATGTGGCGTATGAAACCTTGGTGCGCCAAGCGCAAAATTCAGGCAGCCTGAAAACCGCCATCAAGCGCATTCCCGATGCACAAAGAGCCAACGAATTGTGCGTTGCCATTGCCGAGCAATACGAAAAATTGGGTTTATATGGCGATGCGGTGGCGTGGGTGAGCAGTTATTATCCCCACACGCAAAAATCAGGCTTGCTGCAACCCTTTGTACGCAGCGTGCGCTATTTGAGCGATGCGGAACAACGCCGCGCCATTGACCTTGCCGATGGCTGGCTGAAACACAAACCCAAAGACGCGGCTTTGTTGTTGAATTTGGGCGAAATGGCGTTCAATAAGCAACTTTGGGGCAAAGCGCAAAGCTATTTGGAAGCCAGCATTGCCGTAAAACCGACCGTGCAAGCGCGTTTGGCTTTGGCAAAAGTGTTTGATGAAATGAATGTGGAAACTTTGGCTGCCGAACAACGCCGTTTGGTTTTGAACGAAGTGGCACAATAA
- a CDS encoding CYTH domain-containing protein, producing the protein MNHIEIERRFLLKNDSWRQHASAPQILQQGYLSVEKACTMRVRIVGEQAWLTIKGYVSDVSRSEFEYPIPLNDAQMMLATLCPFKLEKHRYTVAYEGFVFEIDEFFGENAPLIVAELELPSEDAAFARPDWLGEEITSHGKFTNAYLSKHPYSTW; encoded by the coding sequence ATGAATCATATTGAAATAGAACGCCGTTTTCTGTTGAAAAACGACAGTTGGCGACAACACGCCAGCGCACCCCAAATTTTGCAACAAGGCTATTTGTCGGTGGAAAAAGCATGCACCATGCGCGTCCGCATTGTTGGCGAACAAGCATGGCTGACCATAAAAGGCTATGTGAGCGATGTGAGCCGCAGCGAGTTTGAATACCCCATTCCACTTAACGATGCCCAAATGATGTTGGCGACTTTGTGTCCATTTAAATTGGAAAAACACCGCTACACCGTGGCGTATGAAGGTTTTGTGTTTGAAATAGATGAATTTTTTGGCGAAAACGCGCCCTTGATTGTTGCCGAATTGGAATTGCCCAGCGAAGATGCCGCCTTTGCACGCCCCGATTGGTTGGGCGAAGAAATTACATCACATGGCAAATTCACCAATGCCTATTTAAGCAAACACCCTTATTCAACGTGGTAA
- a CDS encoding CopD family protein, translated as MYLWLKLFHIFFIVAWFAGLFYLPRLFVNLAMAAQPAEYARLLQMAEKLFKFMQPWAVGSLACGLALLITQFGFQAGWAHGKLLIGLILLAYHIYCGKLLGDFRHNRNIRSHKWYRVFNELPVFALLFALYLVIFKPF; from the coding sequence ATGTATTTGTGGTTGAAATTGTTTCACATTTTTTTCATTGTCGCGTGGTTTGCGGGATTGTTTTATTTGCCGCGCCTGTTTGTCAATTTGGCGATGGCAGCGCAGCCAGCCGAATACGCCCGATTGTTGCAAATGGCTGAAAAATTGTTCAAATTCATGCAACCGTGGGCGGTGGGCAGTTTGGCTTGCGGTTTGGCTTTGCTCATTACCCAATTTGGTTTTCAGGCAGGCTGGGCGCACGGCAAATTGCTGATTGGCTTGATTTTATTGGCATACCACATTTATTGCGGCAAATTGCTGGGCGATTTTCGCCACAACCGCAACATTCGCAGCCACAAATGGTATCGCGTGTTTAACGAATTGCCCGTGTTTGCCCTGTTGTTTGCCTTGTATCTTGTTATTTTTAAACCATTTTGA
- a CDS encoding homocysteine S-methyltransferase family protein has translation MKNIIILDGGMGRELHRRGAPFRQPEWSALALTESPESVQAVHADFIRAGAQVITTNSYAIVPFHIGETRFANEARQLADLSGKLAQQAVQACGVKVQIAASFPPLFGSYRPDLFDENRADELAQPLLDGLLPYADMALAETVSSLQEAAFWYGKLKHSGKPIWLSFTLDDTKQHEQAVLRSGETVFQAAQTVKNWDIDAILFNCSQPEIMANAIAAAKQVLHNRMKIGVYANAFEPVQGEMNDANGELDPIRTDNSPENYVAWARTWVDAGADIVGGCCGIAPEHIEMLARYLNCR, from the coding sequence ATGAAAAACATCATCATTTTGGACGGTGGCATGGGGCGCGAACTCCATCGGCGTGGCGCACCGTTTCGCCAACCCGAATGGTCGGCTTTGGCATTGACCGAGTCGCCCGAAAGCGTACAAGCGGTTCATGCGGATTTTATTCGTGCTGGAGCGCAAGTCATCACAACCAACAGTTATGCGATTGTGCCGTTTCACATTGGCGAAACGCGTTTTGCGAATGAAGCGCGACAACTGGCTGATTTATCTGGAAAATTGGCACAACAGGCGGTGCAAGCATGTGGCGTAAAAGTGCAAATTGCTGCGTCTTTTCCGCCGCTTTTTGGCTCGTACAGACCTGATTTGTTTGATGAAAATCGCGCCGATGAATTGGCTCAACCTTTGTTGGACGGTTTGTTGCCGTATGCGGATATGGCATTGGCGGAAACGGTCAGCAGCCTGCAAGAAGCGGCATTTTGGTATGGCAAATTGAAACATTCAGGCAAACCGATTTGGTTGTCGTTTACCCTAGACGACACGAAACAACATGAACAGGCGGTTTTGCGTTCTGGCGAAACGGTGTTTCAGGCTGCCCAAACAGTCAAAAATTGGGATATTGACGCGATTTTGTTTAATTGCAGCCAGCCTGAAATCATGGCAAACGCGATTGCTGCCGCCAAACAGGTTTTGCACAATCGCATGAAAATTGGGGTGTATGCCAATGCCTTTGAGCCTGTACAGGGCGAAATGAATGACGCAAATGGCGAACTTGACCCCATTCGCACCGATAACTCGCCCGAAAATTATGTGGCGTGGGCGCGGACTTGGGTGGACGCAGGGGCGGATATTGTGGGCGGTTGCTGTGGGATTGCGCCTGAACACATTGAGATGTTGGCGCGGTATTTGAACTGTCGTTGA
- a CDS encoding basic amino acid/polyamine antiporter, whose product MSSKTQIGLTALTALVISSMVGSGVFSLPQNMSAVAGSQALLIGWLITGFGIIFLGISFACLAKLRPDLDGGIYTYARAGFGDLVGFLSAWGYWLCTTIGIVGYLVVAFEAVGTFTDTPQFTLFGQGNTFWAFVGESAVAWLIYGLVARGIREAAGINLLATVVKIFPLMVFVGLAVYFFRADIFMADWTGASIVPEEGADNSIMSQVKNTMLITLWVFTGIEGASVLSKHAKNRSDVGKATILGVGLVLVLYVAITLLAQGVLPRSEIATMSNPSMAGVLAHMVGDWGKILISVCLIVSVLSSYLSWTLYATEIPHLGAKNGAFPKSFLTLNGNLVPKNALLFTTLTVQLCLFLVWQTGNSYQALLLISTSMILVPYLLVGLFLLQQAMKQNLAFKYKAIGAIASVYALWIVYAAGVKYLLFSVLLYAVGVALFAYSQKQFHGKLPFKRAEWAIVAVLLILAVPAVKMFLAQ is encoded by the coding sequence ATGTCTAGCAAAACACAAATTGGTTTGACCGCGCTCACGGCTTTGGTCATCAGTTCCATGGTCGGTTCAGGCGTTTTCAGTCTGCCGCAAAATATGTCGGCGGTGGCGGGTTCGCAGGCTTTGTTAATCGGTTGGTTGATTACGGGCTTTGGGATTATTTTCTTGGGGATTTCATTCGCTTGTCTTGCCAAATTGCGCCCCGATTTGGACGGCGGCATTTACACCTACGCGCGTGCGGGTTTTGGCGATTTGGTGGGCTTTTTGTCGGCGTGGGGTTATTGGTTGTGTACCACGATTGGCATTGTGGGCTATTTGGTGGTGGCGTTTGAAGCGGTCGGCACATTTACCGATACGCCACAATTCACGCTGTTTGGGCAGGGCAACACGTTTTGGGCGTTTGTGGGCGAAAGCGCGGTGGCATGGTTGATTTACGGTTTGGTGGCACGCGGTATTCGTGAAGCGGCTGGCATCAATTTGTTGGCGACTGTGGTTAAAATTTTCCCTTTGATGGTGTTTGTGGGTTTGGCGGTGTATTTTTTCCGCGCAGACATTTTTATGGCAGACTGGACAGGCGCAAGCATCGTCCCCGAAGAAGGCGCAGACAACAGCATCATGAGCCAAGTCAAAAATACCATGTTGATTACATTATGGGTTTTTACGGGTATTGAAGGCGCGTCTGTGTTGTCCAAACACGCCAAAAACCGCAGCGATGTGGGCAAAGCAACCATTTTGGGTGTGGGTTTGGTGCTGGTGTTGTATGTGGCAATCACGCTGTTGGCGCAAGGTGTGTTGCCGCGCAGCGAGATTGCGACAATGTCCAATCCATCTATGGCTGGGGTGTTGGCGCACATGGTGGGCGATTGGGGCAAGATTTTGATTAGCGTGTGTTTGATTGTGTCGGTGTTGTCGTCTTATTTGAGCTGGACTTTGTACGCGACCGAAATTCCGCATTTGGGCGCGAAAAATGGCGCATTCCCCAAATCATTTTTGACTTTAAACGGCAATCTTGTACCGAAAAACGCTTTGTTGTTCACAACTTTGACCGTGCAACTTTGCCTGTTTTTGGTTTGGCAAACGGGCAACAGTTACCAAGCCTTGTTGTTGATTTCCACGTCCATGATTTTGGTGCCGTATTTGTTGGTGGGCTTGTTTTTGTTGCAACAGGCGATGAAGCAGAATTTGGCGTTCAAATACAAGGCGATTGGTGCAATCGCCAGCGTGTATGCTTTGTGGATTGTGTATGCGGCTGGGGTGAAATATTTGCTGTTTTCTGTGTTGTTGTATGCTGTGGGCGTGGCATTGTTTGCCTATTCGCAAAAACAGTTTCACGGCAAATTGCCATTTAAACGCGCGGAATGGGCGATTGTGGCGGTGTTGTTGATTTTGGCAGTGCCTGCTGTGAAGATGTTTTTGGCGCAGTAA
- the prfB gene encoding peptide chain release factor 2, which produces METEQINQLNNQLDDLAQRNRDIRNYMDYQGKKDRLEEVVGLSEDPELWNDPKRAQEIGKERKLLEGVVLTLDNIENGIADNRELIEMVVEENDTDGFAAIVADVAELEKQMADLEFKRMFNQPADPNNCFIDITAGAGGTEAEDWAGMLFRMYSRYAERKGFKIEILEEDDGEIAGINRATIRVEGEYAYGLLRTETGVHRLVRYSPFDSNNKRHTSFASVFIYPEVDDSIEIEINPADVRTDTYRASGAGGQHINKTDSAVRMTHIPTGIVVQSQNSRSQHENRRVCEEMLRAKLFELEMRKRNEEKQALEDGKSDVGWGSQIRSYVLDSSRIKDLRTGYEVGNTKAVLDGDLDGFIEASLKQGV; this is translated from the coding sequence ATGGAAACCGAACAAATCAACCAATTAAACAACCAATTAGACGATTTAGCCCAACGCAACCGCGACATTCGCAACTACATGGACTATCAAGGCAAAAAAGACCGCTTGGAAGAAGTGGTCGGCTTGTCGGAAGACCCCGAATTGTGGAACGACCCCAAACGCGCCCAAGAAATCGGCAAAGAACGCAAACTGCTGGAAGGCGTGGTGCTGACTTTGGACAACATTGAAAACGGCATTGCCGACAACCGCGAATTGATTGAAATGGTGGTGGAAGAAAACGACACAGACGGCTTTGCCGCCATTGTTGCCGATGTTGCCGAATTGGAAAAGCAAATGGCGGATTTGGAATTCAAACGCATGTTCAACCAGCCTGCCGACCCAAACAACTGTTTCATTGACATCACGGCTGGCGCAGGCGGCACGGAAGCGGAAGATTGGGCTGGTATGCTGTTTCGCATGTATTCGCGTTATGCCGAGCGCAAAGGTTTCAAAATTGAAATTTTGGAAGAAGACGATGGCGAAATCGCGGGCATCAACCGCGCCACAATCCGCGTGGAAGGCGAATACGCCTACGGTTTATTGCGAACCGAAACGGGCGTACACCGCTTGGTGCGCTACTCGCCATTTGACTCCAACAACAAACGCCATACGTCTTTCGCGTCTGTGTTCATTTATCCCGAAGTTGATGATTCCATTGAAATTGAAATCAACCCTGCCGATGTGCGTACCGACACTTACCGCGCATCGGGTGCGGGCGGTCAGCACATCAACAAAACCGATTCTGCCGTGCGCATGACGCACATTCCAACGGGCATTGTGGTGCAATCGCAAAACAGCCGCTCGCAACACGAAAACCGCCGCGTGTGTGAAGAAATGTTGCGTGCCAAATTGTTTGAATTGGAAATGCGTAAGCGCAATGAAGAAAAACAAGCCCTTGAAGACGGCAAATCGGACGTGGGTTGGGGCAGCCAAATTCGCTCGTATGTGTTGGATTCTTCACGGATTAAGGATTTGCGTACGGGCTATGAAGTGGGCAACACCAAAGCGGTTTTGGACGGCGATTTGGACGGTTTTATTGAAGCCAGCCTGAAACAGGGCGTGTAA
- a CDS encoding NUDIX hydrolase, which yields MMIFNEDDLSDFLAYCVSVPIVSRLQQRSQTLCSPQHRAAAVLIGIAPHAKTGAWQILLTRRAETLRHHTGQIAFAGGKCDPNDPSPIATALRETFEETGISPNVWRVSGCLPVCCTPSGYAITPVLAHCDRLPETQANAQEVAEIFWLPLDVAVDASRYTSRANLPALPHLHYDIWGATALMLHYLAECWSAKSDSILDKRAGKIG from the coding sequence ATGATGATATTCAATGAAGACGATTTAAGCGATTTTTTGGCATATTGCGTGTCTGTGCCGATTGTGTCGCGCTTACAGCAACGCAGCCAAACGCTCTGTTCGCCACAACATCGTGCGGCGGCGGTGTTAATCGGCATTGCGCCACACGCGAAAACGGGTGCATGGCAAATTCTGCTCACACGCCGCGCTGAAACCTTGCGCCACCACACGGGGCAAATCGCTTTCGCTGGCGGCAAATGCGACCCCAACGACCCCAGCCCCATCGCCACCGCCTTGCGCGAAACGTTTGAAGAAACAGGCATTTCGCCAAATGTTTGGCGCGTTTCAGGCTGCCTGCCTGTGTGTTGTACGCCATCGGGCTATGCCATCACGCCCGTGTTGGCGCATTGCGACAGGCTGCCTGAAACCCAAGCCAATGCACAAGAAGTGGCAGAAATTTTTTGGTTGCCACTTGATGTTGCGGTGGACGCATCGCGCTACACCAGCCGCGCCAATTTGCCCGCCCTGCCCCATTTGCATTACGACATTTGGGGCGCAACCGCTTTGATGTTGCATTATTTGGCGGAATGCTGGTCTGCCAAATCCGACAGCATTTTGGACAAACGCGCAGGCAAAATCGGTTGA